From Corvus cornix cornix isolate S_Up_H32 chromosome 1A, ASM73873v5, whole genome shotgun sequence, a single genomic window includes:
- the LMF2 gene encoding lipase maturation factor 2: AAAAAGTNPRRRPRISQFSQESFIPIPIPGLYGREGILPARRVLRLSGKGLWEQLRDLPTLLWLGPRLGLDTEQGMELLCVLGVLAAFGALLCDSLRDCLVFALLRVLYLSLYQVGQVFLYFQWDSLLLEAGFLAVLVAPLRLLRWGSPAWRPHDAVTFWGVRWLLFRLMFASGVVKLTSRCPTWWGLTALTYHYESQCIPTPGAWLAHQLPVWLQKLSVVATYVIEVAVPPLFFAPLRRLRLFAFYCQVLLQVLIILTGNYNFFNALTIVLAFSLLDEEHVGRWLGQPRKRHGSAWPPSLGSVLATLLELSTYGLLLYWTVHYFGLEVNWDKKLLDSKVAFTYHEFTTWLRTVTLPLVGVAFLSLSWEILVAMYRCACVRGCFWKLWATLQWAIMATATVSLFAVSLVPFTYIDHESNGKLWPGIHQMFGAVERFQVVNSYGLFRRMTGVGGRPEVILEGSYDGHSWTEIEFMYKPGNVSAAPAVVAPHQPRLDWQLWFAALGPHQSSPWFGALVLRLLQGQPDVIRLVQTDESRYPFHGRPPTFLRAQLYKYWFTAPSEGSSPGPAPWWRRQRVQEFFPRVSLGDPTLESLLSQHGLKDKPPLRRRGDAVLPRLLGSLRRLCQPFSGPAVLWSLYLVAATAGLLRALARGSRGGPPPARHKGPASGASATGCGARTGHGGTRGSDGTRGPDGTRGPDGTRGSDGARGTDGARPEGRHGNKRKK; encoded by the exons GCAgcggctgctgcagggacaaaCCCGAGGCGCCGCCCGAGAATCTCCCAGTTTTCCCAGGAATCCttcattcccattcccattccaggTCTGTACGGGAGAGAGGGCATCCTGCCAGCCCGCAGGGTGCTGCGGCTCAGCgggaaggggctgtgggagcagctgcgAGATTTGCCCACCTTGCTGTGGCTCGGTCCCCGCCTGGGGCTGGACACGGAGCAGGGCATGGAGCTGCTGTGCGTGCTGGGAGTGCTGGCCGCCTTCGGAGCGCTGCTCTGCGATTCCCTGCGGGATTGCCTGGTCTTTGCCCTGCTCAGGGTGTTGTACCTGTCGTTGTACCAG GTGGGACAGGTCTTCCTCTACTTCCAGTG GGAcagcctgctgctggaggcCGGGTTCCTGGCCGTGCTGGTGGCCCCCCTGCGCCTGCTGAGGTGGGGGTCCCCGGCCTGGAGACCCCACGACGCCGTCACCTTCTGGGGCGTGCGCTGGCTCCTCTTCCGCCTCATGTTCGCCTCGGGCGTGGTGAAGCTCACGAGCCGCTGCCCCACCTGGTGGGGGCTCACAG CGCTGACCTACCACTACGAGAGCCAGTGCATCCCCACGCCGGGCGCGTGGCTCGCCCACCAGCTGCCCGTGTGGTTGCAGAAGCTCAGCGTGGTGGCCACCTACGTCATCGAGGTGGCCGTGCCCCCGCTCTTCTTCGCGCCCCTGCGCCGCCTGCGCCTCTTCGCCTTCTACTGCcag gtcctgctgcaggTCCTCATCATCCTCACGGGCAACTACAACTTCTTCAACGCGCTGACCATCGTGCTGGCCTTCTCCCTGCTGGACGAGGAGCACGTGGGGCGCTGGCTGGGCCAGCCCCGCAAGAGGCACGGCAGTG catgGCCCCCCAGCCTGGGCTCGGTGCTGGCCacgctcctggagctcagcACCTACGGCCTCCTGCTCTACTGGACCGTCCACTACTTCGGCCTGGAGGTCAACTGGGACAAGAAACTGCTGGACTCCAAAGTGG CCTTCACCTACCACGAGTTCACGACGTGGCTGCGCACGGTGACGCTGCCGCTGGTGGGGGTGGccttcctgtccctgtcctgggagATCCTCGTGGCCATGTACCG CTGTGCCTGCGTCCGTGGATGCTTCTGGAAGCTCTGGGCCACCCTGCAGTGGGCCATCATGGCCACGGCCACCGTCAGCCTGTTCGCCGTCAGCCTG GTGCCCTTCACCTACATCGACCACGAGTCCAACGGGAAGCTGTGGCCCGGGATCCACCAGATGTTCGGGGCCGTGGAGCGCTTCCAGGTGGTCAATTCCTACGGGCTCTTCCGCAGGATGACCGGGGTCGGCGGGCGGCCGGAGGTCATCCTGGAGGGCAGCTACGATGGGCACAGCTGGACG GAGATCGAGTTCATGTACAAGCCCGGGAACGTGAGCGCGGCCCCGGCCGTGGTGGCCCCGCACCAGCCCCGCCTGGACTGGCAGCTCTGGTTCGCCGCCCTGGGGCCCCACCAGAGCAGCCCCTGGTTCGGCGCCCTGGTGCTGCGCCTGCTGCAGGGCCAGCCCGACG TGATCCGGCTGGTGCAGACGGACGAGTCGCGGTACCCGTTCCACGGCCGCCCCCCGACCTTCCTGCGGGCCCAGCTCTACAAGTACTGGTTCACAGCCCCCAGCGAGGGCAG CAGCCCGGGCCCGGCGCCGTGGTGGCGGCGGCAGCGCGTGCAGGAGTTCTTCCCCCGCGTGTCCCTGGGAGACCCCACGCTGGagtccctgctcagccagcaCGGCCTCAAG GACAAGCCCCCGCTGCGGCGCCGAGGCGACGCCGTGCTGCCGCGCCTGCTGGGCTCGCTGCGCCGCCTGTGCCAGCCCTTCTCGGGCCCGGCCGTGCTCTGGTCCCTCTACCTGGTGGCCGCCACCGCGGGGCTGCTGCGGGCGCTGGCCCGGGGCTCCCGGGGggggccgccccccgcccgccaCAAAGGGCCCGCGAGCGGGGCGAGCGCAACGGGGTGCGGGGCTCGGACGGGGCACGGG GGGACACGGGGCTCGGATGGGACACGGGGCCCGGACGGGACACGGGGCCCGGACGGGACACGGGGCTCGGACGGGGCACGGGGCACGGACGGGGCACGGCCCGAGGGCCGGCACGGCAACAAGAGGAAGAAGTAG
- the TSPAN33 gene encoding tetraspanin-33, which translates to MARRAAAPAGPVGDDFSFVSPVAKYLLFFFNLLFWVISVVMVAVGVYARLLKHAEAAMACLAVDPAILLVVVGVLTFLITFCGCVGSLRENICLLRMFSVCLTVVFLLQLAAGVLGFVFSDKARGKVSEIINGAIVHYRDDLDLQNLIDFGQKEFSCCGGVSYKDWSQNMYFNCTATNPSHERCSVPFSCCLRDASQAVINTMCGHGMQARGYLEASAFIYTNGCIDKLVNWTHSNLFLLGGITVGLALPQLVGIVLAQLLINQIRDQIKLQLYNQQHRADPWY; encoded by the exons ATGGCGAGGCGGGCGGCGGCCCCCGCCGGGCCCGTCGGGGACGACTTCTCCTTCGTGAGCCCGGTGGCCAAGTACTTGCTCTTCTTCTTCAACCTGCTCTTCTGG gtgATCTCCGTGGTGATGGTGGCCGTGGGGGTGTACGCGCGGCTGCTGAAGCACGCAG AGGCGGCGATGGCGTGCCTGGCGGTGGACCCCGCCATCCTCCTGGTCGTGGTGGGCGTCCTCACCTTCCTCATCACCTTCTGCGGCTGCGTGGGCTCCTTGCGGGAGAACATCTGCCTGCTGCGGATG TTCTCTGTCTGCCTGACCGTCGtgttcctcctgcagctggcagctggtgTGCTGGGCTTTGTCTTCTCGGATAAG GCACGTGGGAAGGTCAGCGAGATCATCAACGGGGCCATCGTGCATTACCGGGATGACCTGGACCTGCAGAACCTCATTGATTTCGGGCAGAAGGAG TTCAGCTGCTGCGGGGGTGTCTCCTACAAGGACTGGTCCCAGAACATGTACTTCAACTGCACGGCCACCAACCCCAGCCACGAGCGCTGCTCCGtgcccttctcctgctgcctgcgCGACGCCAGCCAG gcCGTCATCAACACCATGTGTGGCCACGGGATGCAGGCCAGGGGCTACCTGGAGGCCAGTGCCTTCATCTACACCAACGGCTGCATTGACAAGCTGGTCAACTGGACCCACAGCAACCTCTTCCTGCTGGGGGGCATCACGGtggggctggccctgccccaG CTGGTGGGCATCgtcctggcacagctcctcaTCAACCAGATCCGCGACCAGATCAAGCTGCAGCTCTACAACCAGCAGCACCGGGCAGACCCCTGGTACTGA
- the MIOX gene encoding inositol oxygenase has protein sequence MSSLQAGPDSSEEPKPGKAKTEFRNYTEGMLIDRVYNTYLLMHTHQTVEFVRRKSAQYGSCSLRRMSAMEALELLDQLVDESDPDVDFPNSFHAFQTAEGIRRAHPDKDWFHLVGLLHDLGKVLVLFGEPQWAVVGDTFPVGCKVQKSVVYGDSTFHDNPDTKDPRYSTEYGMYQPGCGLENVLMSWGHDEYMYQVMKFNNFALPKEAFYMVRFHSFYPWHAHGDYGHLCSEEDRRMLPWVRELNKFDLYTKQEELPDVQQLRAYYQGLIDKYCPGQLCW, from the exons ATGAGCAGCCTCCAGGCG GGCCCCGACTCCTCCGAGGAGCCCAAACCCGGCAAGGCCAAGACCGAGTTCCGCAACTACACC GAGGGGATGCTGATCGACCGCGTGTACAACACCTACCTGCTCATGCACACCCACCAGACCGTGGAGTTCGTCCGCAGGAAG AGCGCGCAGTACGGCTCGTGCTCGCTGCGGAGGATGAGCGCCATGGAGgcgctggagctgctggatcaGCTCGTGGACGAGTCGGACCCCGACGTGGATTTCCCCAACTCCTTCCACGCCTTCCAGACGGCCGAGGGGATCCGCCGGGCGCACCCCGACAAAG ACTGGTTCCACCTCGTGGGGCTCCTGCACGATCTGGGCAAGGTGCTGGTGCTGTTCGGGGAGCCCCAG TGGGCCGTGGTCGGGGACACCTTCCCGGTGGGCTGCAAGGTGCAGAAGTCGGTGGTCTATGGGGACTCCACCTTCCACGACAACCCCGACACCAAAGACCCCCGGTACAG CACCGAGTACGGGATGTACCAGCCCGGCTGCGGCCTGGAGAACGTCCTCATGTCCTGGGGCCACGATG AGTACATGTACCAAGTGATGAAGTTCAACAACTTCGCCCTGCCCAAGGAG GCTTTCTACATGGTTCGCTTCCACTCCTTCTACCCCTGGCACGCCCACGGCGACTACGGCCACCTGTGCTCCGAGGAGGACCGGCGCATGCTGCCCTGGGTCCGGGAGCTCAA CAAGTTCGACCTGTACACcaagcaggaggagctgcccgACGTGCAGCAGCTCCGCGCTTACTACCAGGGCCTCATCGACAAATACTGCCcggggcagctctgctggtga